The Neobacillus sp. OS1-2 genome includes a window with the following:
- a CDS encoding YoaK family protein, with amino-acid sequence MIDKQKKIPSLASNSVRLAVLLAIVGGFLDAYTFVSRDGVFANAQTGNIVLFAVKVANGEWKSSLLYIVPISAFILGVLVSEVVKLPQIRQALHSYRRSILILECVVLVVVGILPSGAPNLAVTVSISFVSSLQISTFNKLDKWAYNSTMTTGNLRTATQAAYAAFIEHNPEAKKKFKEFNGIILSFLFGALTGTVTTTYIGNASIWIASGFLVIALVLYHRDRGYIRSPITLK; translated from the coding sequence ATGATAGACAAACAGAAGAAAATTCCTTCGTTAGCGTCAAATTCAGTCCGTCTGGCTGTATTGTTGGCGATAGTTGGTGGCTTTTTAGATGCGTATACTTTCGTAAGCAGAGATGGAGTATTTGCAAATGCCCAGACAGGGAATATCGTTTTATTTGCGGTAAAAGTGGCGAATGGGGAGTGGAAAAGTTCTCTCCTTTATATTGTTCCCATTTCAGCTTTTATTCTGGGGGTTTTAGTATCCGAGGTAGTGAAGCTTCCTCAGATAAGGCAAGCTTTGCATAGCTATAGACGTTCGATCCTTATTTTGGAATGCGTGGTATTGGTTGTTGTCGGTATTTTGCCGAGTGGTGCCCCGAATTTAGCGGTAACGGTAAGTATTTCATTTGTATCATCATTGCAAATCTCTACATTCAATAAACTTGATAAGTGGGCATATAACTCGACGATGACAACAGGCAACCTTCGAACCGCAACACAAGCAGCATATGCGGCATTTATTGAACATAATCCGGAAGCAAAGAAGAAGTTTAAAGAATTCAACGGCATTATTCTTTCCTTTTTATTTGGTGCTTTAACCGGGACAGTGACCACCACTTATATAGGGAATGCATCTATTTGGATTGCATCAGGATTTTTAGTGATTGCTCTTGTTTTATATCATAGGGATAGAGGATA